A window of Cherax quadricarinatus isolate ZL_2023a chromosome 53, ASM3850222v1, whole genome shotgun sequence genomic DNA:
aatccagtggataataaaccttcaactcagtataaaaagagtatacctactcccactaaaccacataatgggaaatcccatataggcacttatcaagctgtgaatacaatagacagtaaacagactgtcatacataaacgtactccaatatgtgtactttgtgatggaacacattgggcacagtattgtagtcaatacacatcaatggaggcacgtaaacaacgtgttcatcagctgaaaagatgcatcaagtgtttaggtgaacacaagggaggaaaatgctcactgaagaagtgttttaaatgcaagggtatgcatcatacagcattatgcccaaatacttttgctgaacagcagcagacttccacagaatcaggaagtcaacaagcaacagcattaaatgtgagagataagtttaaagcaactgctctcccgatagctcgagttgagttatctaataaattacacaaaaccaatgtgctaacactatttgatcaaggctcacaaaggtccttcataagaagatcagtgttgcagaaactgaataaacaaccctatgccaaaatacagttagatatagctggttttttccacaattctggtaaacagacatatgacctagccagaatcactgttggtctaggaaacaggaaaaagacagtagaagctgtggtagtagatgatttgcctaagtctgtgcagatccagggattaaaagaaacagttgcagcactgaaagcagctaaggtcaagttagcctgtcctgacatacagacggacacaattagtccaattgatttaatcattggaagtgattattatcactgttttgtgcaaaatatagtaagtaaacatgatgttcacttgctgaaaacagctggaggccacatgatatgtggtcccattccctctcaaagtgggaaagaagctgatattgattcagtggaaaatgtactagttacgagaataaccggtgatcatgtaccacagcaaaaattatcattactggaagaaatgaatgaaccagttgataagttgtgggatttagatgcgataggcattgatgtaaataaaccaagcccacaagagtctcagacttataaccaatatttggacactgtcaaatataaagatggacagtattgggttaggttaccatggaaattaaatcccccccccaaaaaaaaaaaaacgctgacctagtaccttgcatccttgtcacctcctcaatgaagcaaagcagaatgtttgtttcttgctgtcttaagcatagacaacaatatttttactatggtaataaagtgggagcaggattttccttaattgtcctgctaagtaagagatgtactgtctcttataaaaatacactttgcaacaccgctgcaaggagcagaggtcacttgactacgtggcatagcatctgtgatcaattactcactctagcagtaaacaagacgctcgccccttctgagggcttggccactcagggctgaaagggctgaaggggctgaaagggctgaagggggctgatacccccctcctggagaaaatttctccacagtttacaataatttaatactaaacaaacacagtgaaatatatttttttcgttaggttcagaatgattttggcgaaattattgcataaacaaattttcgcttgtcctatatggcaagatgaacgttgctatttaagccaagatcgcaagttctgcctattcggcacgacatatatatgtatatatatatatatatatatatatatatatatatatatatatatatatatatatatatatatatatatatatatatatatatatatatatatatacatatatatatatatatatacatatatatatatatatatatatatatatatatatatatatatatatatatatatatatatatatatatatatatatatatatatatatatatatatatatatatatatgtcgtgccgaataggcagaacttgcgatcttggcttaaatagcaacgctcatcttgccatataggacaagctaaaatttgtgtatggaataatttcgacaaaatcattctgaacctaacgaaaaaaatatatttcactgtgttcttttagtattaaattattgaaagcaaatctaaaatatatttagttgggttaggctaaaataaattgttcttgttataataaggttaggtaagttttctaagattcttttgcagcaaaattaaaaatttttacattaacattaatgaaaaaaatatatctttaaacgtatatgagaagtttttagaaaggacttaattttgaataagttcttgctaattgaccagttttacatattcggcacgacatatatatatatatatatatatatatatatatatatatatatatatatatatatatatatatatatatatatatatatatatatatatatatatatatatatatatatatatatatatatatatatatatatatatatatatatatatatatatatatatatatattacacaaatagtcgcagtgctaggaataagatggacgtgttgagattagttgctagtggaggtaacattgatgtatttgccttaactgagacgtagtttaattcaaaaagtcgggacatgcctgcggaatgtcacattcagggttttaaagtgttccaagtagatagaagtgtcgggaaggggggtggggtggcactgtatgtccgagaaaaactcttaagttacattcacttgttagacgaagaatgaggggagacctgataactgttgcataaaaacgggtattaagtctgaagtaacacatacagagtctgtttggatagaattttcagaagggcatgaaaaattaattttaggtgtgatacatcagagcttatttcttgggtagcattgggaattgtaaaggacctgcctagtatgggccaacaggcctgctgcagtgttcctcatttcttatgttcttatatatatatatatatatatatatatatatatatatatatatatatatatatatatatatatatatatatatatatatatatatatatatatatatatgtatatatatatatgtcttgcagagtaggcagaatttgcgagcttggcttaaatagcaacgctcatcttgccatataggacaagtgaaaatttgtgtatgcaataatttcgccgaaatcattctgaacctaacgaaaaaaatatgtttcacagtgtttgtttagtattaaattaatgtaaacaaatctaaaatatatttagttgggttaggctaaaataaattgctcttgttataataaggttaggtaagtcttctaagattcttttggtgcaaaattaaaattttttacattaacgttaatgaaaaatatatatctttgaacgtataagagaaatttttagaaaagacttaattttaaatgagttcttgctaattgaccagttttacatattcggcacgacatacatatatatatatatatatatatatatatatatatatatatatatatatatatatatatatatatatatatatatatatatatatatatatatatatatgtatatatgcatacatacatacatacacatatatatatatatatatatatatatatatatatatatatatatatatatatatatatatatatatatatatatatatatatatatatatatatatatatatatttatttatatatatatatattcattttttAATTATTTCAGGATATATATCGTCAAGAGAAACAGCGGATAGAAGAACTAAGAGAGAAGGTTAAGGATAAAGAAGAAAAAGAGCAGCTGCAGGAAGTTTTGGATGAATATAACTCTCTGTTTACAAGATTTCTTGCAACTCCTGCTAGTGCCAAGACTCAGCGTCGTACAGGATGGTCACCACGAGAACACGCTGTCCACACCTACTCTCTCCTGGTGTCTTGCCGGCGAGGTCTGCTGCAGCTGGCATACCTCTTGGTTACTGTGGGCGGCCTTGATGCTGACACAGTAGTTGATAATACTTACGATGCCACCGGCCTCCACGAAGCTGCTTCCCATGGTAATTCAAGCTGCTTGGCTCTGTTACTCAGTCTTGGAGCATCTGCTCTTAAACGAGACCGTTATGAACATACTCCATCACATTATGCTGCCATGTTTGGTCATGATCATTCTTATCAACTGTTGGAAAAGGTTTTGAGGAACCAACAGCCTGTAAGCAAGGCTGGAACAACTCCTTCTGATATCGTACGCAACTTTAAAGACTATTTGCGTCGTAATCTGAAAAACGAAACCTCTCTTGAAGATAATTTAGTGTTCCATAAACCCTCTGCAGGAATTAAAAAGCTTCTGAAACTTGTTAACATAAAGGAAATAGGAAGACAGTTAGATGAAATTACTGTTAATTTTGATGAAGGTGAAGCTAAGCAGGTGAAAGAGGTCGTTACTAAACAGGTACAAATTATCTTGGATGATGTCAGCTCTATTGACAGACTCTACGAGGGTAAGCTTACCACTGTTGGCAGTGCAGCTGATGGTACTCGTTTATTTACACCTGATGAGTATGATTTAAGTGTTGTGCTGGCAAACACTTCTGGAACGACAGTAGAAATTGTGGAACAAGAACCACACTTGGCCGCCCTGAAAGGACACAGACTGAGACTTCGAGTCAAGACAGACAACCCAGGTTTGCAAGGAAAATCTTTGATAAATAACTTTTATGAGCTAGTGAGGAGAGTCCTGGAGAAGCAGACGTTCGAGAGTCGTCATCTTAGCTTAGTATCTCCAGGTGTGACAAGAACTCAGGTAGGCGTTGCTTTGGCATTCGCTTGGCAAGGAAAAGAATATCCTCTTCTGCAGATTAGTATAGACCTAGTTCCTGTATTGGCTGTGCAGTGGCCAGCAGAGGTGAGTAGGCCACCACTCACTCCAGCAAGCATTAACCAGTTGTACATTTGTAATACAACTGATGGAGAGTGGCGTTGTAGCTTTGCTGGCGCCGAAGCAGAGGTCCTCAGTCAACTAGACCCACAGGAGCGTCGGATTTACCTGGGCTGCAAGACTCTTCTCTCTCACCTGAAGGCTGATCCTTGGATGCCTCGGGAAGTAAAGGCAAATTACACCTGGTGGGACTCGCGTAAGTGGAAAATCATGATACCTGCAGGGTTTGCAATGAAGAACAGCTTCTTAAATCAACTGCAACACAAACGGGAGCAGAAAATTGAGTGGCGAGACGAGGACCTCATAAATATGATCATCACTATCTTGAGAGACATGTGCCAAGACTTTTGGGATCCTACAGCTGGTTTGGAGTCTCTAGTACCATCAAAAATACATGCTTATTTTGGCGGAGAGTTTGAGACACCCAAGACCGGAGAAGGCGCTCCGGAAATTATTAAAGTACTCAAAGAACTTAAACAATCATTTTAGGC
This region includes:
- the LOC138854273 gene encoding ankyrin-1-like isoform X2, which encodes MEGDEDAVLEAIHCGGDINITLPPDDPEYPGASLMVLASVKDHAKLVPLLLDAGHHVDNKGDFPFTPVQLAARLGHKGTLEALLAASPCVNARDVQGVTALHMAAKWARLECAELLISAGADIDSQDKDLRSPLHSAVVGGSTELINLLLKSGCNRNALNSFRFSVMHLAALIGNEKAIQVLIQADLKLDDKGEADILPEEVAETFGRHNTAWLIRKIAKRKSKASRTPIHNLMKRSLEAYESWGEELIQWAKETNKITSLAKAPQLLQETACHTRHFHYQDAEGLTALHWAAKLGNTHTVWNLIDTCGALPGVVTYDGETPADLARQAGHYDLANDIMAAARPQTSKDPAALYKELLSVISADDDMMAASRLIRAGAPIEPVGDFYTSALVLTVTCNRPKILSLLVAAGAPLTTCAGGLSLLQVAWRSHDVTIRHRVLVTRDIYRQEKQRIEELREKVKDKEEKEQLQEVLDEYNSLFTRFLATPASAKTQRRTGWSPREHAVHTYSLLVSCRRGLLQLAYLLVTVGGLDADTVVDNTYDATGLHEAASHGNSSCLALLLSLGASALKRDRYEHTPSHYAAMFGHDHSYQLLEKVLRNQQPVSKAGTTPSDIVRNFKDYLRRNLKNETSLEDNLVFHKPSAGIKKLLKLVNIKEIGRQLDEITVNFDEGEAKQVKEVVTKQVQIILDDVSSIDRLYEGKLTTVGSAADGTRLFTPDEYDLSVVLANTSGTTVEIVEQEPHLAALKGHRLRLRVKTDNPGLQGKSLINNFYELVRRVLEKQTFESRHLSLVSPGVTRTQVGVALAFAWQGKEYPLLQISIDLVPVLAVQWPAEVSRPPLTPASINQLYICNTTDGEWRCSFAGAEAEVLSQLDPQERRIYLGCKTLLSHLKADPWMPREVKANYTWWDSRKWKIMIPAGFAMKNSFLNQLQHKREQKIEWRDEDLINMIITILRDMCQDFWDPTAGLESLVPSKIHAYFGGEFETPKTGEGAPEIIKVLKELKQSF